A genomic segment from Gemmatimonadota bacterium encodes:
- a CDS encoding SRPBCC family protein, whose product MLASVMAHGQHVLSTRTFVSRPRSEVFAFFSNAENLEQITPPQLRFAMITPTPIRMRAGAIIEYHLRLFAVPIYWKTRIVEWTPDSSFIDEQLAGPYAEWIHTHSFREVDGGTEMTDVVRYRLPLYPFGELAHPLVAMQLNQIFAFRAHAIAKLLGAPGVPAIR is encoded by the coding sequence GTGCTAGCTTCCGTTATGGCGCACGGACAGCACGTTCTATCGACCCGGACATTCGTCTCCAGACCGCGCAGCGAGGTATTCGCGTTCTTCTCCAACGCCGAAAACCTCGAACAGATCACCCCACCGCAACTCCGGTTCGCGATGATCACTCCCACGCCGATACGGATGCGCGCCGGCGCGATCATCGAGTATCACCTGCGGCTGTTCGCAGTTCCCATCTACTGGAAAACGCGAATCGTGGAGTGGACCCCTGACAGCAGTTTCATCGATGAACAGCTCGCGGGCCCGTACGCCGAGTGGATCCACACCCACTCGTTTCGTGAGGTGGACGGAGGCACGGAGATGACGGACGTTGTCCGCTATCGCCTACCGCTCTACCCGTTCGGTGAACTCGCGCACCCGCTCGTCGCGATGCAACTGAATCAAATCTTCGCGTTCCGCGCACATGCCATCGCGAAACTCCTCGGCGCACCCGGCGTACCGGCCATCCGCTAG
- a CDS encoding DUF3224 domain-containing protein — protein MRADRATGKFDVKLAPLTSYNADDTSMGRMSIDKQFHGDLEATSKGEMLSSMDRVVGSGAYVAIERVTGTLAGRQGAFALYHIGTMDRGKPQLSIRVVPDSGAGQLTGLTGTMTIDIDAGNHSYGFDYSLPELDE, from the coding sequence ATGCGAGCCGATCGAGCAACCGGGAAGTTCGACGTAAAACTTGCCCCACTCACGAGTTACAACGCCGATGACACGTCCATGGGGCGAATGTCCATCGACAAGCAATTTCACGGAGATCTCGAGGCGACCAGCAAGGGAGAGATGCTCAGTTCCATGGACCGTGTTGTTGGCTCCGGCGCATACGTTGCCATCGAACGCGTGACGGGCACTCTCGCGGGCCGCCAGGGCGCCTTTGCGCTCTACCACATCGGCACGATGGACCGCGGTAAACCGCAACTATCGATCAGGGTAGTACCCGACTCAGGCGCCGGTCAGCTGACCGGCCTCACCGGCACAATGACGATCGACATCGATGCCGGGAATCACTCCTACGGCTTCGACTATTCGCTTCCCGAACTGGACGAATAA
- a CDS encoding D-aminoacylase, with protein sequence MHKIRCGAGWLATILLLGGCTRAGTGSTSTPTDLSGPFDVIIANGRVVDGTGNPWYYADVAIRGDRIAAVAPPHALDSAKATRRIDAKGLVVTPGFIDMQGQSADAFVNGDGRAISKITQGVTSEILGEGSTPAPANEKILALDSAAASPSDTAMIRAMHGFTGEHGFSAWLDAMEHHGVAVNVGSYLGAATVRTYAMGAAPGAPSAAQLDTMRRVVRDAMRDGAFGVASALIYPPGSYAGTPELIEIARAMSPFHGTYITHMRSEDDSLLEATDEAMRIGREGGVPVILYHLKAAGPRNWFKEPALLAKIDSARAAGQDVTATMYPYPASSNGLASCIPPYVSANGKLLENLRDSTKSARIEREMADASLGVTADCQGIAPAQIMVVGFTKPQFKKYEGKRLSEIAKSMGTTWQHAVVEITLAGDTPGRVTFSMNESNVAMEMQKPWMMFGTDAEAWNPADSLKGLTHPRAYGSFPRILGRYVREQKLLTLEDAVRKMTSLPADRLGLRERGQLRAGFFADVVVLDPKTVIDRATYDRPHQLSAGIQDVFVNGTAVVSNGAVTNAKPGRAVRGAGWKQ encoded by the coding sequence ATGCACAAAATTCGGTGTGGCGCCGGGTGGCTGGCGACGATCCTTCTCCTTGGCGGTTGTACCCGGGCTGGTACGGGCAGCACTTCTACACCGACCGATCTCTCGGGCCCGTTCGACGTCATAATAGCAAACGGCCGAGTAGTGGATGGGACCGGTAATCCGTGGTATTACGCCGATGTAGCAATTCGCGGTGACCGGATCGCCGCCGTGGCGCCGCCACACGCGCTCGACTCCGCGAAGGCGACGCGTCGCATCGACGCGAAGGGTCTCGTGGTCACGCCCGGCTTCATCGACATGCAGGGCCAGTCTGCCGACGCATTCGTGAACGGGGACGGACGTGCGATCAGCAAGATCACGCAGGGCGTCACATCCGAAATACTCGGGGAAGGCAGCACGCCGGCGCCGGCGAACGAAAAGATACTGGCGTTGGATTCCGCAGCGGCGTCGCCATCGGATACCGCGATGATACGCGCGATGCACGGATTCACCGGCGAGCACGGGTTCAGCGCGTGGCTGGATGCGATGGAGCATCACGGCGTTGCGGTGAACGTAGGTTCTTATCTCGGTGCGGCGACCGTGCGCACGTACGCGATGGGAGCGGCGCCTGGAGCGCCGTCCGCGGCTCAACTCGATACGATGCGCAGAGTCGTTCGCGACGCGATGCGCGACGGCGCGTTCGGGGTTGCGAGCGCGCTGATCTATCCGCCGGGCTCATACGCGGGCACGCCTGAGCTGATAGAGATCGCGCGCGCAATGTCGCCGTTTCATGGGACCTACATCACGCACATGCGCTCGGAGGATGACTCGCTTCTTGAAGCGACCGATGAAGCGATGCGGATCGGGCGTGAGGGTGGAGTACCAGTGATTCTCTATCATCTGAAGGCGGCAGGGCCCCGGAACTGGTTCAAGGAGCCGGCGCTGCTCGCGAAGATCGATTCGGCGCGCGCGGCGGGACAGGACGTGACAGCGACGATGTATCCGTATCCTGCATCGTCCAACGGATTGGCTTCCTGCATTCCGCCGTATGTATCAGCAAATGGAAAGCTGCTGGAGAATCTGCGTGATTCGACGAAGAGTGCGCGCATCGAGCGCGAGATGGCCGACGCGTCGCTCGGCGTCACCGCCGATTGCCAAGGGATCGCGCCGGCTCAGATAATGGTGGTCGGCTTCACGAAGCCGCAATTCAAGAAGTACGAGGGCAAGCGACTGTCGGAGATCGCGAAGTCGATGGGCACGACCTGGCAGCACGCAGTGGTCGAGATAACGCTCGCGGGAGATACGCCAGGTCGCGTGACCTTCTCGATGAACGAATCCAACGTTGCGATGGAGATGCAGAAGCCGTGGATGATGTTCGGTACCGATGCCGAAGCATGGAATCCTGCGGACTCGCTCAAGGGGCTCACGCATCCGCGTGCGTACGGAAGCTTTCCGCGCATACTCGGGCGATACGTTCGCGAGCAGAAGCTGCTCACGCTGGAGGATGCGGTTCGGAAGATGACGTCGTTGCCGGCTGACAGGCTTGGACTGCGCGAGCGCGGACAGCTTCGCGCTGGCTTCTTCGCGGATGTCGTGGTGCTCGATCCGAAGACGGTAATCGACCGTGCGACGTACGACAGGCCGCACCAGTTGTCTGCGGGGATACAGGATGTATTCGTGAACGGGACCGCCGTCGTGAGCAATGGCGCAGTGACGAACGCGAAGCCGGGAAGGGCGGTGAGAGGGGCGGGATGGAAGCAATGA
- a CDS encoding glycoside hydrolase family 27 protein, with protein MKIRIGIAALSLALVGASAPQSRSVYVDNGLALTPPMGWNSWNHFGCNVSESLIRETADSMAANGMRDAGYKYVVIDDCWQVARAADGTIIADSTRFPHGIAALADYVHSKGLKFGIYTDAGTKTCQGRPGTYGHEVQDARTYAAWHVDYVKEDWCNATGLDAPTQYAKFRDALAHSGRKIVFSICEWGHNQPWDWAPKTGNLWRTTEDIEDKWPSMLTNLDISAQHSKIAGPGAWNDPDMLEVGNGGMTDGEYRAHFSMWAIMAAPLLAGNDVRTMSAATKLILLNPEVIAVDQDSLGAQGVIVWEPTPELQVWSKRLHDGSIAVALLNRSTAPAKISANFWRAGLHVGSASVRDLWAHSDLGTFKNEYATTVAAHAVVMIRVKPVG; from the coding sequence ATGAAAATACGCATCGGTATTGCCGCACTGTCGCTCGCACTGGTCGGTGCGAGCGCCCCCCAGTCTCGCAGTGTGTATGTCGACAATGGACTCGCGCTGACGCCACCGATGGGATGGAACAGCTGGAACCATTTCGGTTGCAACGTGAGCGAGTCGTTGATCCGGGAGACCGCTGATTCGATGGCAGCGAACGGGATGCGTGATGCCGGATACAAGTACGTTGTGATCGACGACTGCTGGCAGGTGGCACGCGCCGCGGACGGAACCATCATTGCGGACTCCACGCGCTTCCCGCATGGCATCGCCGCGCTCGCCGACTACGTCCACAGCAAGGGACTCAAATTCGGCATCTACACGGACGCAGGAACAAAAACCTGTCAGGGACGACCGGGCACTTACGGACATGAAGTGCAGGATGCACGCACGTATGCCGCGTGGCACGTCGATTACGTCAAGGAAGACTGGTGCAACGCAACCGGACTCGATGCACCGACACAGTATGCAAAGTTCCGTGACGCACTGGCGCATTCCGGCCGCAAGATCGTTTTCAGCATCTGCGAGTGGGGACACAACCAGCCGTGGGACTGGGCACCGAAAACCGGCAATCTCTGGCGCACGACCGAGGACATCGAGGACAAGTGGCCGTCGATGCTCACGAATCTCGACATCTCTGCGCAGCACTCCAAGATCGCCGGCCCCGGTGCGTGGAACGACCCCGACATGCTCGAAGTCGGCAACGGCGGAATGACCGACGGCGAGTATCGCGCGCACTTCAGCATGTGGGCAATCATGGCTGCACCGTTGCTGGCTGGGAACGACGTACGCACGATGTCAGCCGCGACAAAGTTAATTCTTCTCAACCCCGAAGTCATCGCCGTCGACCAGGACTCCCTCGGCGCACAGGGCGTGATAGTGTGGGAGCCGACGCCCGAGCTTCAGGTGTGGTCCAAACGTCTGCACGACGGCTCGATCGCCGTTGCGCTGCTCAACCGCTCGACGGCCCCCGCGAAGATCTCCGCAAACTTCTGGCGAGCAGGACTTCACGTTGGATCAGCAAGCGTGCGCGATCTGTGGGCCCACTCGGATCTCGGCACATTCAAGAACGAATACGCAACAACCGTCGCCGCCCACGCCGTCGTCATGATACGCGTAAAACCCGTCGGATAG
- the trpS gene encoding tryptophan--tRNA ligase, with translation MFSPAQAGAAAPAQPTDAPVPGDVVLTGDRPTGPLHLGHYAGSLSTRIALQGRCVQTLLIADLQALTDASNKPAGGGPAYVATQVEEVALDYLAVGIDPALTTIAVQSRLPALAELTVLYLNLVTVARLERNPTVKAEIELRGFARDIPAGFLCYPVSQAADITGFRATLVPVGDDQLPMIEQTNEIVRRVNRLAEAPIVPECRALLSATPRLPGVDGRKASKSLGNAVPISATADEIRQLVRAMYTDPGHLRASDPGCVEGNVVFAYLDAFDPDAAAVAELKVRYRHGGLGDAALKRRLVDLLEQVVAPIRARRAALAGDRSFLRDVVRDGTERADEVTRGVLRAVRQAFALSV, from the coding sequence ATGTTCTCCCCTGCCCAAGCTGGCGCCGCCGCGCCGGCCCAACCCACAGACGCACCCGTCCCCGGGGACGTGGTCCTTACTGGGGACCGTCCAACCGGCCCGCTCCACCTGGGCCACTACGCCGGGTCGCTCTCCACGCGCATCGCACTCCAGGGCCGCTGTGTCCAGACGTTGCTCATCGCCGATCTTCAGGCCCTGACGGACGCGAGCAACAAGCCGGCAGGCGGCGGACCGGCGTACGTCGCCACGCAGGTGGAGGAAGTCGCGCTCGACTATCTCGCCGTGGGCATCGACCCGGCGCTCACTACCATCGCCGTGCAGTCGCGGCTGCCGGCGCTGGCCGAGCTCACGGTGTTGTACCTCAACCTGGTCACGGTCGCGCGCCTGGAGCGGAACCCGACCGTGAAGGCCGAAATCGAGCTGCGCGGTTTCGCTCGCGACATTCCGGCCGGTTTTCTGTGCTATCCGGTGAGCCAGGCTGCGGACATCACCGGGTTCCGGGCCACGCTCGTTCCCGTGGGCGACGATCAGCTACCGATGATCGAACAGACGAACGAGATCGTGCGCCGGGTGAATCGGCTGGCCGAAGCGCCAATTGTTCCGGAGTGCCGCGCACTCCTCTCTGCGACGCCACGATTGCCGGGCGTAGATGGCCGCAAGGCGAGCAAGTCGCTCGGCAACGCGGTCCCGATCAGCGCCACGGCGGACGAGATTCGCCAGCTCGTGCGGGCGATGTACACGGACCCGGGGCACCTCCGGGCGAGCGATCCGGGCTGCGTCGAGGGCAACGTCGTCTTTGCGTACCTCGACGCCTTCGACCCGGACGCGGCGGCGGTCGCGGAGCTGAAGGTCCGCTATCGCCACGGCGGACTGGGCGACGCAGCGCTCAAGCGACGTCTCGTGGACCTGCTGGAGCAGGTGGTCGCGCCGATACGCGCTCGGCGAGCGGCGCTCGCGGGCGACCGTTCCTTCCTGCGCGACGTTGTGCGCGATGGCACGGAGCGCGCCGATGAGGTCACGCGGGGGGTGCTCCGCGCCGTTCGGCAGGCGTTTGCCCTCAGCGTGTGA
- a CDS encoding pyrimidine dimer DNA glycosylase/endonuclease V, which yields MRIWSLHPKYLDQKGLVALWREGLLAQAVINGRTRGYTRHPQLSRFLESENPGAQIAAYLRAVHAEATHRNYNFDSCKLGAPEGAKQLLVTRGQLDYEWLHLCRKLATRAPAWRQELGNVQNPRPHPMFDVIDGGIAAWEVVTTTTR from the coding sequence ATGCGAATCTGGTCTCTTCATCCGAAATATCTCGATCAGAAGGGACTTGTTGCGCTGTGGCGCGAGGGACTGCTTGCGCAGGCTGTGATCAATGGAAGAACGCGAGGCTACACCAGGCATCCCCAGCTGAGCCGTTTCCTCGAATCGGAGAATCCGGGCGCGCAGATCGCTGCATATCTGCGCGCCGTGCACGCCGAAGCCACACACAGGAACTACAACTTCGACTCATGCAAGCTCGGCGCGCCCGAGGGAGCCAAACAGTTGCTGGTGACGCGCGGTCAGCTGGACTACGAGTGGTTGCACCTGTGCCGCAAGCTCGCGACACGCGCTCCCGCCTGGCGCCAGGAGCTCGGCAACGTGCAGAACCCGCGCCCGCATCCCATGTTCGATGTGATCGACGGAGGGATAGCCGCGTGGGAAGTCGTGACGACCACGACGCGCTGA
- a CDS encoding S9 family peptidase, which translates to MHRSAPLATAFLLAALAGSSAAQQAPSSKRAFTPTDYYKITNLAAPEISPDGKLVAFTVTTVKEKDNKRHSEVWVVPTTSGAPTRYTSSGFESSNPHFSPDGKYLFFTSRRPEGKGARWALRMDVPGGEAFQMDDYPNSTSVSADHRIGVWADTVDAPARDTSKHAAGPYAAMGKLSRPPFDAITKPIDAKRFDGMQFTDMRFKSNDAGFVASRSEPRRYSASQIWIQSYDGTPKKMLTNTAYSHRDVVISPDGRSIAFIADAELRPDSVVEAERDSLAKLPYDSVRDERTRDDVDVFVIPSDGSGAPRRVTRFAGTKRSLQWSPDSRSISFTSAPSRVKSQRIYVAGITDGNPQNVLGDFKYEPQQYQWTPKGEIVMSASVGGRAALFTVNPKAKAVKEILGGRRALRGWDINVQHGQIAFIATDMTHPTELFIADATGAHERKLTGFNDRMNSEIAFADGERFTYNSVGGLEIEGWLMKPYGYQAGKKYPLVLYIHGGPHSQYDEGWFDEFQNLAGAGMMVLFTNPRGSSGYGADFTYSTRGRWGAEDYTDLMKAVDIAAARPDVDSTRMGVTGGSYGGYMTAWIETKTDRFKAAQTDRMISDWTYWYGASDAQGLTEFEFYGKPWDNFAMYDSLSPIRHVTRVRTPTLLVQSENDFRAPMGDAELWYLALKKQGVPAEFVRYPRSTHELSRSGEPWLLVDRLGRIRQWFSHWLRST; encoded by the coding sequence ATGCATCGTTCCGCCCCACTCGCGACTGCCTTCCTCCTCGCCGCCCTCGCCGGATCCTCCGCTGCCCAGCAGGCCCCGAGTAGTAAACGGGCGTTTACACCGACAGACTACTATAAGATCACCAACCTCGCGGCGCCGGAAATCTCGCCGGACGGCAAGCTGGTCGCGTTCACCGTGACCACGGTCAAGGAGAAGGACAACAAGCGTCATTCCGAAGTCTGGGTGGTGCCAACCACGAGCGGCGCGCCAACGCGCTATACGTCGTCCGGCTTCGAGAGCAGCAACCCGCACTTCTCGCCCGATGGCAAGTATCTCTTTTTCACCTCTCGCCGCCCCGAAGGAAAGGGTGCACGCTGGGCTCTTCGAATGGATGTCCCCGGCGGCGAGGCATTCCAGATGGATGACTACCCCAACTCGACCTCCGTCTCGGCAGATCATCGCATCGGCGTCTGGGCCGACACGGTCGACGCACCGGCGCGCGACACGAGCAAGCACGCAGCGGGTCCGTACGCAGCGATGGGCAAGTTGTCCCGTCCGCCATTCGATGCGATCACAAAGCCAATCGACGCAAAACGCTTCGATGGAATGCAGTTCACCGACATGCGATTCAAGAGCAACGATGCTGGCTTCGTCGCCAGTCGCAGCGAGCCGCGTCGTTATTCCGCGTCGCAGATCTGGATCCAGTCCTACGACGGCACACCGAAGAAGATGTTGACGAACACGGCGTACTCGCATCGCGACGTCGTCATATCGCCGGATGGCAGATCGATCGCGTTCATCGCTGATGCTGAGCTGCGTCCCGACTCGGTTGTCGAAGCGGAGCGCGATTCGCTCGCGAAGCTGCCGTACGACTCCGTGCGTGACGAGCGCACGCGTGACGACGTCGACGTGTTCGTCATCCCCAGTGACGGCAGCGGTGCACCGCGTCGCGTAACGCGCTTCGCCGGAACCAAGCGGTCGCTCCAGTGGTCGCCCGATTCCAGGTCGATATCGTTTACGAGTGCACCGTCGCGCGTGAAGTCACAGCGCATCTATGTTGCGGGCATCACCGATGGCAACCCGCAGAACGTGCTGGGCGACTTCAAGTACGAGCCACAGCAGTACCAGTGGACTCCCAAGGGCGAGATAGTGATGAGTGCGTCAGTCGGCGGGCGGGCGGCGCTCTTCACCGTGAATCCGAAGGCCAAAGCGGTGAAGGAGATACTCGGTGGACGTCGTGCACTGCGCGGCTGGGATATCAACGTGCAGCACGGCCAGATTGCGTTCATCGCAACCGACATGACGCATCCCACCGAGCTGTTCATCGCGGACGCCACCGGCGCGCACGAGCGGAAGCTCACCGGCTTCAATGACCGGATGAACTCCGAGATCGCATTCGCCGACGGCGAGCGATTTACCTACAATTCCGTCGGCGGACTCGAGATCGAAGGTTGGCTGATGAAGCCGTACGGATACCAGGCCGGAAAGAAGTATCCACTCGTTCTCTACATCCACGGTGGTCCGCACTCGCAGTACGACGAAGGATGGTTCGACGAATTTCAGAATCTCGCCGGCGCCGGAATGATGGTGTTGTTCACCAACCCGCGCGGATCGTCCGGCTACGGCGCGGACTTCACGTATTCCACGCGCGGCCGCTGGGGCGCGGAAGATTACACCGATCTGATGAAGGCAGTCGACATTGCAGCCGCGCGACCCGACGTCGACTCCACGCGGATGGGCGTCACCGGCGGCTCCTACGGCGGATACATGACTGCATGGATCGAAACGAAAACCGATCGCTTCAAGGCCGCGCAGACGGATCGCATGATCAGCGACTGGACCTACTGGTACGGAGCGAGCGACGCCCAGGGTCTCACCGAATTCGAATTCTACGGAAAGCCGTGGGATAATTTCGCGATGTACGATTCACTCTCGCCCATCCGCCACGTGACCAGGGTCCGAACACCGACGCTGCTGGTGCAGAGCGAGAACGACTTCCGCGCACCGATGGGCGACGCCGAGTTGTGGTATCTTGCTCTCAAGAAGCAGGGAGTTCCGGCTGAGTTCGTGCGATATCCACGGTCGACGCACGAGCTGTCGCGTTCAGGCGAGCCCTGGCTCCTGGTAGACAGACTCGGCCGCATCCGCCAGTGGTTCTCGCACTGGCTCAGGTCCACATGA
- a CDS encoding M14 metallopeptidase family protein: MKISRQSLRRALLGAAIVLAPAGTVVIPSLARAQQSADTSINASITTPKQQFGHNIGDDYWLANYDQFSAYWHKLAGESDRMKLVDIGKTEEGRTQLMAIISSPENMKHLDRYKEISARLAHAEGLTDAQARALAEEGKAVVWIDGGLHASEVLGAHQLMQTVYDLLSRNDPETKRILNDCIILAVHANPDGMQLVSNWYMKDADTLKRNEDVPRLWQKYTGHDNNRDFYMSNQAETKNINHVLYWEWFPQIVYNHHQTGPAGAVMFSPPFRDPFNYNYDPMIATDLDLIGAAMHDRFNREHKPGVVTRSAANYSTWWNGGLRTTPYFHNMIGLLTEAIGNPTPEKIPFVPEMQLPRGDVPYPIAPQEWHFKQSIDYEVTANYAVLDLASRQKDEFLYDLYAMGRNSIDKGNRDTWTISGDRIAAVDSAVAADQSGAHGARAAAGRSRGVDDKYYASVLHDPAKRDPRGYIISTDQPDFLTAVKFVNTLRHNGITVQRATAAFTVNGKQYPAGSFVVKTAQAFRPYVMDMFEPQDYPNDFPYPGGPPTRPYDNTGYTLAYMMGVHFDRILDAFNGPFETVNGLASPPTGTVADAGGAAGFLFSHAENDAFTVVNRLLRNHADVYWLKEPVSAHGKTYPAGTFYVSAGSAAMPVITKAAKELGVSFQGTSTRATPNDTKLKQERLALWDTYGGSMPSGQIRWMLEQFEFPYTLVYPQDIDGGKLDGKFDAVILPSGALSDAAARGFGGASRESDVPQEYQHMTGRLSAEKSAPMLKKFMEQGGNVLTIGGSTSLASMIGLPVGNALVEQSPNGKTRPLPGDKFYVPGSVLSVAVNNNLGIAAGAPSRMDVFFDNSPAFRLAPDAALKGVHPVAWFDSDHPLRSGWAWGQNYLDGAVAIAEAKVGQGQLFMFGPEITFRAQPHGTFRFLFNGIYGGGAK; encoded by the coding sequence ATGAAGATATCCAGGCAGTCCCTGCGCCGAGCATTGCTGGGCGCCGCAATCGTACTGGCGCCGGCCGGTACAGTCGTGATTCCGTCGCTCGCGCGAGCGCAACAATCCGCGGACACGTCGATAAATGCATCGATCACGACGCCAAAACAGCAGTTTGGCCATAACATCGGTGACGATTACTGGCTCGCGAATTACGATCAGTTCTCGGCGTACTGGCACAAGCTGGCTGGCGAATCCGATCGGATGAAGCTGGTTGATATCGGGAAGACGGAAGAGGGACGCACTCAGCTCATGGCGATCATATCGTCGCCGGAGAACATGAAGCATCTGGATCGCTACAAGGAAATCTCCGCGCGGCTCGCGCACGCAGAGGGGCTGACGGACGCGCAGGCACGCGCGCTGGCGGAGGAAGGGAAGGCTGTAGTCTGGATCGACGGCGGATTGCACGCGAGCGAGGTGCTCGGTGCGCACCAGCTGATGCAGACGGTGTACGACCTGTTGAGTCGCAACGATCCGGAGACGAAGCGCATCCTCAACGACTGCATAATTCTCGCGGTGCACGCCAATCCCGACGGCATGCAGCTGGTGTCGAACTGGTACATGAAGGATGCCGACACGCTGAAGCGCAACGAGGATGTACCGCGTCTATGGCAGAAGTACACGGGACACGACAACAATCGTGACTTCTACATGTCGAATCAGGCCGAGACGAAGAACATCAATCACGTGCTGTACTGGGAGTGGTTTCCGCAGATCGTTTACAACCATCACCAGACCGGCCCTGCTGGCGCCGTGATGTTCTCGCCACCGTTCAGAGATCCGTTCAACTACAACTACGATCCGATGATCGCGACCGACCTGGACCTCATCGGCGCGGCGATGCACGACAGGTTCAATCGAGAGCACAAGCCAGGAGTCGTAACGCGCTCCGCGGCGAACTATTCGACGTGGTGGAACGGCGGGCTGCGTACGACGCCGTACTTCCACAACATGATCGGTTTGCTCACCGAAGCGATCGGCAATCCGACGCCGGAGAAGATTCCGTTCGTACCGGAGATGCAACTTCCGCGTGGCGACGTGCCGTATCCGATTGCGCCACAGGAATGGCACTTCAAGCAGTCGATCGACTACGAAGTCACTGCGAACTATGCGGTGCTGGACCTCGCGTCGCGGCAGAAGGATGAGTTTCTGTACGACCTGTACGCGATGGGACGCAACTCGATCGACAAGGGGAATCGCGACACCTGGACCATTTCTGGTGACCGGATCGCCGCAGTGGATTCCGCCGTTGCGGCAGATCAGAGCGGAGCACACGGCGCGCGGGCGGCGGCCGGGCGTTCGCGCGGCGTGGATGACAAGTATTACGCCAGTGTGCTGCACGATCCGGCAAAGCGTGATCCACGCGGCTACATAATCAGTACTGATCAGCCCGACTTTCTCACGGCTGTGAAGTTCGTCAACACGCTGCGGCACAATGGCATTACGGTTCAGCGGGCGACGGCGGCGTTCACCGTGAATGGCAAGCAGTATCCCGCTGGATCGTTCGTCGTGAAGACGGCGCAGGCATTCCGTCCGTACGTGATGGACATGTTCGAGCCGCAGGATTATCCGAACGACTTTCCGTATCCTGGCGGTCCGCCGACGCGGCCATACGACAACACCGGCTACACGCTCGCGTACATGATGGGCGTGCACTTCGATCGTATCCTGGATGCGTTCAATGGACCGTTCGAGACGGTGAACGGACTTGCAAGTCCACCGACTGGCACTGTGGCGGATGCAGGTGGAGCAGCGGGATTCCTGTTCTCGCACGCAGAGAATGACGCATTCACCGTAGTGAATCGTCTGCTCAGGAATCACGCTGACGTGTACTGGCTCAAGGAGCCAGTGAGTGCTCACGGGAAGACGTATCCGGCCGGAACGTTCTACGTCTCTGCGGGATCGGCGGCGATGCCTGTGATCACGAAAGCCGCGAAGGAACTCGGAGTGAGCTTCCAGGGAACGAGCACGCGCGCGACGCCAAACGACACCAAGCTCAAGCAGGAGCGGCTTGCGCTGTGGGATACGTACGGTGGATCGATGCCGTCGGGTCAGATTCGCTGGATGCTGGAGCAGTTCGAGTTCCCGTACACGCTGGTGTATCCGCAGGACATCGACGGTGGCAAGCTCGATGGGAAGTTCGACGCGGTCATTCTTCCATCCGGCGCACTCAGTGATGCAGCTGCCCGCGGATTCGGTGGCGCGTCGCGCGAAAGCGACGTTCCGCAGGAGTATCAACACATGACTGGGCGACTCTCTGCCGAGAAGAGCGCGCCGATGCTCAAGAAGTTCATGGAGCAGGGCGGTAACGTGCTCACGATCGGCGGATCGACGTCTCTGGCGTCGATGATTGGCCTCCCGGTGGGCAACGCGCTCGTCGAGCAATCGCCGAACGGGAAGACGCGTCCGCTGCCGGGCGACAAGTTCTACGTGCCGGGCTCGGTTCTGAGCGTGGCGGTGAACAACAACCTTGGCATTGCCGCGGGTGCTCCATCGCGCATGGATGTCTTTTTCGACAACAGTCCCGCGTTCCGTCTGGCCCCCGATGCCGCTCTCAAGGGCGTTCATCCGGTGGCGTGGTTCGATTCGGATCACCCGCTTCGCAGCGGTTGGGCATGGGGCCAGAATTATCTCGATGGAGCAGTCGCGATTGCGGAAGCGAAGGTTGGACAGGGACAGCTCTTCATGTTCGGTCCGGAGATCACCTTCCGTGCGCAGCCGCACGGGACGTTCCGCTTTCTCTTCAACGGGATCTACGGAGGCGGGGCGAAGTAG